In Pseudomonas poae, a single genomic region encodes these proteins:
- a CDS encoding DUF1722 domain-containing protein, giving the protein MSSTHKPKIAISACLLGENVRFNGGHKQSLLCSQTLADYFDFVPLCPEVAIGLGIPREPIRLVGDPAHPQAVGTVHRELNVTQPLDDYGQQMASEHTDLCGYIFMQKSPSCGLERVKVYRDNGTLVDGGGRGIYAQAFCTRHPNLPVEEDGRLNDPVLRENFLTRVFVYASWQQLLAEGLTRHRLLAFHSRYKYLLMAHSPAHYKSLGHLLGSMGKDANLDELAACYFSELMTGLSKCATRGTHTNVLQHISGYLKQVISADDKQEMQTVIGQYRHGIVPLVVPLTLLKHHFRQHPDRYIAQQAYLQPHPENLSLRNAI; this is encoded by the coding sequence ATGTCCAGCACCCACAAACCGAAGATCGCGATCAGCGCCTGCCTGCTGGGCGAGAACGTGCGCTTCAACGGCGGACATAAACAATCCCTGCTGTGCAGCCAGACCCTCGCCGACTACTTCGACTTTGTACCGCTGTGCCCAGAAGTCGCCATTGGCCTGGGCATTCCCCGTGAGCCGATACGCCTGGTGGGCGATCCGGCGCATCCGCAAGCCGTGGGTACTGTGCACCGCGAACTGAACGTGACCCAGCCACTGGATGATTACGGCCAGCAGATGGCCTCGGAACACACCGACCTGTGCGGCTATATCTTCATGCAGAAATCGCCGTCCTGCGGCCTGGAACGGGTCAAGGTCTACCGCGACAACGGCACCCTGGTGGACGGCGGCGGGCGCGGCATCTACGCCCAGGCCTTTTGCACACGCCACCCCAACCTGCCCGTCGAAGAAGACGGCCGGCTGAATGACCCGGTGCTGCGCGAAAATTTCCTGACCCGCGTTTTTGTCTACGCCAGTTGGCAACAGCTGCTCGCCGAAGGCCTGACCCGCCACCGACTGCTGGCCTTTCACTCGCGCTACAAATACCTGCTGATGGCCCACAGCCCGGCGCATTACAAAAGCCTCGGCCACTTGTTGGGCAGCATGGGCAAGGATGCCAACCTCGATGAGCTGGCCGCCTGTTATTTCAGCGAGCTGATGACCGGCCTCAGCAAGTGCGCCACCCGTGGCACCCACACCAACGTGCTGCAACACATCAGCGGCTACCTCAAGCAGGTCATCAGCGCCGACGACAAACAGGAAATGCAGACCGTCATCGGCCAGTACCGCCACGGCATCGTGCCGCTGGTGGTGCCGTTGACCTTGCTTAAACACCACTTTCGCCAACACCCGGACCGCTACATCGCGCAGCAGGCCTACCTGCAACCGCACCCGGAAAATCTCAGCCTGCGTAACGCGATCTAA
- a CDS encoding FAD-dependent oxidoreductase, producing the protein MKIAIIGSGIAGLTSAYLLSRQHEITLFEAGDRIGGHTHTVNVTVEGKRYAVDTGFIVFNDWTYPNFIRLLGQIGVKFKPTEMSFSVCDEQTGLEYNGNNLNSLFAQRRNILSPGFWGMLRDILRFNRQAPLDLQEQRISAEMTLGDYLNAGGYGERFIRHYIVPMGAAIWSMSLADMLGFPLQFFVRFFKNHGLLSVSNRPQWCVIEGGSSSYIEPLTRRFREQIRLNCPVDKVERIGDGVVIHSPAGSEAFDRVVFACHSDQALALLADPSQAEQEILGALPYADNDVVLHTDTRLLPDRKLAWASWNYRLSGNAQTQAVVTYDMNILQGIDSDTTFCVSLNQTPAINPLKVLARYTYAHPQYSLAAVAAQARWEELLGTRNTFYCGAYWANGFHEDGVVSALRVAQAFGESL; encoded by the coding sequence GTGAAGATCGCCATTATCGGCAGCGGCATCGCCGGACTGACCAGCGCCTACCTGCTCAGCCGCCAGCATGAGATCACGCTGTTCGAGGCGGGCGACCGTATCGGCGGACATACCCACACGGTCAATGTCACGGTCGAGGGTAAACGCTATGCGGTGGACACCGGTTTTATCGTGTTCAACGACTGGACCTACCCCAACTTCATCCGTCTGCTGGGGCAGATCGGGGTCAAGTTCAAACCCACCGAAATGAGCTTTTCGGTGTGCGACGAACAGACCGGGCTTGAGTACAACGGCAACAATCTCAACAGCCTGTTTGCCCAGCGTCGCAATATCCTGTCGCCGGGGTTTTGGGGCATGCTGCGCGACATCCTGCGCTTCAACCGCCAGGCGCCGCTGGACCTGCAAGAGCAGCGCATCAGCGCCGAGATGACCCTGGGCGATTACCTCAACGCGGGCGGCTACGGCGAACGGTTTATCCGGCATTACATCGTGCCGATGGGCGCGGCGATCTGGTCGATGTCCCTGGCGGACATGCTCGGCTTTCCATTGCAGTTCTTTGTGCGTTTCTTCAAGAACCACGGCTTGCTCTCGGTGAGCAATCGGCCGCAGTGGTGCGTGATCGAGGGCGGATCCAGCAGTTATATCGAGCCGCTGACCCGCCGCTTTCGCGAACAGATCCGCCTCAACTGCCCTGTGGATAAAGTCGAACGCATCGGCGACGGCGTGGTTATCCACAGCCCAGCTGGCAGCGAGGCCTTTGACCGCGTGGTGTTTGCCTGCCACAGCGACCAGGCCCTGGCGTTGCTCGCCGACCCCAGCCAGGCCGAGCAAGAGATCCTTGGCGCCCTCCCCTATGCCGACAACGACGTGGTGCTGCACACCGACACCCGCCTGCTGCCCGACCGCAAACTGGCCTGGGCCAGCTGGAATTACCGGCTGAGCGGCAACGCCCAAACCCAGGCTGTGGTCACCTATGACATGAACATCCTGCAAGGCATCGACAGCGACACTACCTTTTGCGTCAGCCTCAACCAAACGCCGGCGATCAACCCGCTGAAAGTGCTGGCTCGCTACACCTACGCCCACCCGCAATACAGCCTTGCGGCGGTGGCGGCCCAAGCACGTTGGGAGGAATTGCTCGGCACCCGCAACACCTTTTACTGCGGCGCTTACTGGGCTAACGGCTTTCACGAAGACGGCGTGGTCAGCGCCCTGCGCGTGGCCCAAGCGTTCGGGGAAAGCCTGTGA
- a CDS encoding YkgJ family cysteine cluster protein, which produces MTNIPHTQITEPAVTCSTCAACCCQLEVMLITDTGVPERYIDTDDWGGEVMLRLDDGWCAALDRDTMMCTIYERRPLICREFEMGAPECLEERQGIATAYR; this is translated from the coding sequence ATGACCAACATCCCCCACACCCAAATCACCGAACCCGCCGTTACCTGCTCGACGTGCGCAGCCTGCTGCTGCCAATTGGAAGTGATGCTGATCACCGACACGGGCGTGCCGGAGCGCTATATCGATACCGACGATTGGGGCGGCGAAGTGATGCTGCGCCTGGACGACGGCTGGTGCGCCGCGCTGGACCGCGACACCATGATGTGCACGATCTATGAACGACGGCCGTTGATTTGCCGGGAGTTCGAGATGGGTGCGCCGGAGTGCCTGGAAGAGCGGCAGGGGATTGCGACGGCGTATCGCTGA
- the lolB gene encoding lipoprotein localization protein LolB has translation MFLRHVVVFSLIALLAGCAGIGSRESVEGQGNPAQWKQHKDQLSSIDGWQIEGKVGVRAPKDSGSGTLFWLQRQDYYDIRLSGPLGRGAARLTGRPGQVSLEVANQGRYEATSPEALLEEQIGWKLPVSHLVWWVRGLPAPDSKSRLSLNGDSRLATLEQDGWQVEYLSYVEQGGYWLPERIKLHGTDLDVTLVIKDWQPRKLGQ, from the coding sequence ATGTTCTTGCGCCACGTTGTAGTGTTCAGTCTCATCGCCCTGCTCGCCGGTTGCGCGGGCATAGGCAGCCGTGAATCCGTCGAAGGCCAGGGCAACCCGGCGCAATGGAAACAGCACAAAGACCAGCTCAGCAGCATCGACGGCTGGCAGATCGAAGGCAAAGTCGGCGTTCGCGCACCAAAGGATTCGGGCAGCGGAACGCTGTTCTGGCTGCAACGGCAGGACTACTACGACATTCGCTTGTCTGGGCCGCTGGGCCGTGGTGCAGCACGCCTGACGGGCCGACCGGGGCAAGTCAGCCTCGAAGTCGCCAACCAGGGACGCTATGAAGCGACCTCTCCGGAAGCGCTACTGGAAGAACAGATTGGCTGGAAATTGCCGGTATCTCACTTGGTCTGGTGGGTGCGCGGGTTACCTGCGCCTGACAGCAAGAGCCGCTTGAGCCTCAACGGCGATAGCCGCCTGGCCACCCTGGAGCAGGATGGCTGGCAAGTCGAATACCTGAGCTACGTAGAACAAGGCGGTTACTGGTTGCCCGAGCGCATCAAGCTGCATGGTACCGACCTTGACGTCACGCTAGTGATCAAGGACTGGCAACCGCGCAAGCTGGGGCAATAA
- a CDS encoding SDR family NAD(P)-dependent oxidoreductase, translating to MNAPTPRRYWLTGASSGIGAALAIELLNSGAHVAVSSRSKGPLDTLTAHYPGQVLVVAGDLTNSQTVREIGEQIEAAWGALDTVILNAGTCEYVDAKQFDSSIIEHVVRTNLLASSYCIEAALPLLRAGCTPHLVGVASAVTYLPMPRAEAYGASKAGLRYLFESLRISLSPENIDVTVISPGFVDTPLTERNDFPMPLSWPADKAARHIFAKLEKRPLEIAFPALFIATLWPLSKLPNRAQLIIGKRMLRSPPPKKDDL from the coding sequence ATGAACGCACCGACGCCCCGTCGTTATTGGCTGACCGGCGCCAGCAGTGGTATCGGTGCCGCGCTGGCCATCGAGCTGCTCAACAGCGGCGCTCATGTTGCCGTGAGTTCACGCTCCAAAGGCCCTTTGGACACGCTAACCGCACACTATCCGGGCCAGGTGCTGGTGGTGGCCGGCGACCTGACCAACAGCCAGACCGTGCGTGAAATCGGCGAACAGATCGAGGCGGCCTGGGGCGCGCTGGACACCGTGATCCTGAACGCCGGCACCTGTGAATATGTCGACGCCAAGCAATTTGATTCATCGATCATCGAGCACGTGGTGCGTACCAATCTGCTGGCCAGCAGTTACTGCATCGAGGCCGCCTTGCCGTTGCTGCGCGCAGGTTGCACGCCTCATCTGGTAGGCGTCGCAAGTGCGGTGACCTACCTGCCGATGCCGCGCGCCGAAGCCTACGGCGCATCGAAGGCAGGCCTGCGCTACCTGTTCGAATCCCTGCGTATCAGCCTGTCACCGGAAAACATCGACGTGACGGTGATCAGCCCGGGGTTTGTCGACACGCCGCTGACCGAACGCAACGACTTCCCGATGCCCTTGAGTTGGCCGGCGGACAAGGCTGCGCGGCATATCTTCGCCAAGCTGGAAAAGCGTCCGCTGGAAATCGCCTTTCCCGCGCTGTTCATCGCCACCCTGTGGCCGCTGTCGAAGTTGCCCAACCGCGCCCAACTGATCATCGGCAAACGCATGCTGCGTAGCCCGCCACCGAAAAAGGACGACCTGTGA
- a CDS encoding MerR family transcriptional regulator — MKAALQEDLTQAIEDGWLPIREVARQTGVNAVTLRAWERRYGLIVPQRTPKGHRLFSDEHVQRIHTILTWLNRGVPVSQVKGLIDSAQPIPDAVENEWHTLRQNLVQAISELAERRVDDAFNQAMALYPPRTLCEQLLMPLLHELEQRWQGQFGAQMERVFFLSWLRSKFGARIYHNNRQLQGPALLLVNQSDLPLEPHLWLSAWLASSANCPVEVFDWPLPAGELGLAVEHLQPRAVLMYSSKALHLSAFAKFLGGVSCPKLIVGPTVCIHQAELAVLTRDTPELFVAEDPLSAHQILIQRGLL; from the coding sequence ATGAAAGCAGCCCTGCAAGAAGACCTCACCCAAGCCATCGAAGACGGCTGGCTGCCGATTCGCGAAGTGGCGCGCCAGACCGGCGTCAACGCCGTGACCCTGCGCGCCTGGGAACGCCGCTATGGCCTGATCGTGCCCCAGCGCACGCCCAAGGGCCATCGACTGTTCAGCGATGAACATGTGCAACGCATCCACACCATCCTCACCTGGCTCAATCGCGGCGTGCCGGTCAGCCAAGTCAAAGGCTTGATCGATTCCGCCCAGCCGATTCCCGATGCGGTAGAGAACGAGTGGCACACCTTGCGCCAAAACCTGGTGCAAGCCATCAGCGAACTGGCCGAACGCCGGGTCGACGATGCCTTCAACCAAGCCATGGCGCTCTATCCGCCACGCACCCTGTGCGAGCAACTGCTGATGCCGTTGCTGCATGAACTGGAACAACGCTGGCAGGGCCAGTTTGGCGCGCAGATGGAACGGGTATTTTTCCTGTCCTGGCTGCGCAGCAAGTTTGGGGCGCGCATCTATCACAACAACCGCCAATTGCAGGGGCCGGCGTTGCTGCTGGTCAACCAGTCCGATCTCCCCCTGGAGCCGCATTTGTGGCTGAGCGCCTGGCTGGCCAGCAGCGCCAACTGCCCGGTGGAAGTGTTCGACTGGCCGCTGCCCGCCGGCGAGCTGGGCCTGGCAGTGGAACACCTGCAACCGCGCGCCGTGCTGATGTATTCAAGCAAGGCGCTCCACCTGTCGGCATTCGCAAAATTTCTGGGCGGCGTCAGTTGCCCAAAGTTGATCGTCGGACCAACGGTATGCATCCACCAGGCCGAGTTGGCCGTATTAACCCGTGACACCCCTGAATTGTTCGTGGCCGAAGACCCACTGTCGGCCCACCAGATACTGATCCAGCGTGGACTTCTTTAA
- the prmC gene encoding peptide chain release factor N(5)-glutamine methyltransferase produces MTIIASLLRAADLPDSPTARLDAELLLAASLGKSRSYLHTWPEKIVSSEDALTFAGYLQRRRGGEPVAYILGQQGFWKLDLEVAPHTLIPRPDTELLVEAALELLPATPTQVLDLGTGSGAIALALASERPAWHVTAVDRVLEAVALAERNRQRLHLKNATVLNSHWFSALQGHSFDLIISNPPYIAANDPHLVAGDVRFEPASALVAGHDGLDDLRQIIKEAPAHLNAGGWLLLEHGYDQAPAVRDLLQSQGFEDVHSRIDLGGHERITLGRRPC; encoded by the coding sequence ATGACCATCATTGCCAGCTTGCTACGCGCCGCCGACCTGCCCGACTCGCCCACCGCGCGCCTGGATGCCGAATTGTTGCTGGCCGCGTCCTTGGGCAAGTCCCGAAGTTACTTGCACACCTGGCCGGAAAAAATTGTCAGCAGCGAAGACGCATTGACCTTTGCGGGCTACCTGCAACGCCGTCGCGGCGGTGAGCCGGTCGCGTACATCCTCGGCCAGCAGGGCTTCTGGAAGCTCGACCTGGAAGTAGCGCCCCACACACTGATCCCGCGCCCAGACACTGAATTGCTGGTGGAAGCCGCCTTGGAGTTGTTGCCGGCTACGCCCACCCAGGTCCTGGACTTGGGCACCGGCAGCGGCGCCATCGCCTTGGCCCTGGCCAGCGAACGCCCGGCCTGGCACGTTACCGCCGTCGACCGCGTGTTGGAAGCCGTGGCCCTGGCCGAACGCAACCGCCAGCGCCTGCACCTCAAGAACGCCACAGTGTTGAACAGTCATTGGTTCAGCGCCCTGCAAGGCCACAGCTTCGACCTGATCATCAGCAACCCGCCGTACATCGCCGCCAACGACCCACACTTGGTGGCCGGTGACGTGCGTTTTGAACCGGCCAGTGCGCTGGTGGCGGGCCATGACGGCCTGGACGACTTGCGCCAGATCATCAAGGAAGCCCCCGCGCATTTGAATGCCGGTGGGTGGCTGCTGCTTGAACACGGTTACGACCAGGCCCCCGCTGTGCGCGACCTGTTGCAAAGCCAGGGTTTTGAAGACGTGCACAGCCGTATCGACCTCGGCGGTCACGAACGCATCACGTTGGGACGCCGCCCGTGCTGA
- a CDS encoding nuclear transport factor 2 family protein has protein sequence MSDFLRRFAQAFATLDKHNLHLLDSLYSQDIAFADPLHEVHGLPAMHRYFAELYSNVSQLRFDFYSFDQVAEGEGYLRWKMSFCHPRLANGKVIRVEGCSHLMWRDKVYRHRDYFDAGAMLYEHLPVLGNVVGWLKRRMA, from the coding sequence ATGAGTGACTTCCTGCGCCGGTTCGCCCAGGCCTTCGCCACGCTGGACAAGCACAACCTGCACCTGCTCGACAGCTTGTACAGTCAGGACATCGCCTTTGCCGACCCGCTGCATGAAGTGCATGGCCTGCCTGCCATGCACCGCTACTTCGCCGAGCTGTACAGCAATGTCAGCCAGCTACGCTTCGACTTCTACAGTTTTGACCAGGTGGCCGAAGGCGAAGGTTACCTACGTTGGAAGATGAGTTTTTGCCACCCGCGCCTGGCCAACGGCAAAGTGATCCGGGTGGAAGGTTGTTCTCACTTGATGTGGCGCGACAAGGTCTACCGCCACCGCGACTATTTCGATGCCGGCGCCATGTTGTACGAACACTTGCCCGTGTTGGGCAATGTCGTCGGCTGGCTGAAAAGGAGAATGGCATGA
- a CDS encoding DUF2878 domain-containing protein — protein sequence MLKPLANAVLFQCGWFACVLGGDSRWLLLGLAVLAIHLLWISAWSKDGQVILAVTLLGTVIDTSLRTFGVFHFSLPGPLIPFWLILLWALLATTLRHCLGWSARPWWRCSLLGAVGGPLSYYAGSQLAGVSFGYGTATTLIGLALLWALLFPVLHWVADQLGH from the coding sequence GTGCTTAAACCGTTGGCGAATGCCGTACTGTTCCAGTGTGGCTGGTTTGCCTGTGTACTCGGCGGGGATAGTCGATGGTTGCTGTTGGGGCTGGCGGTTCTGGCCATCCACCTGCTGTGGATAAGCGCCTGGTCCAAGGACGGCCAAGTGATCCTCGCCGTGACCTTGCTGGGAACAGTGATAGACACCTCGCTGCGCACCTTCGGCGTGTTTCATTTCAGCCTGCCGGGGCCGTTGATTCCGTTTTGGTTGATCCTGTTGTGGGCATTGTTGGCGACCACGTTGCGCCATTGCCTGGGCTGGAGTGCACGGCCCTGGTGGCGATGCAGCCTGTTGGGCGCGGTGGGTGGACCGCTGTCGTATTACGCGGGCAGCCAATTGGCCGGGGTCAGTTTCGGCTATGGCACCGCCACCACGCTGATCGGCCTGGCCCTGCTTTGGGCGCTGCTGTTTCCCGTGCTGCATTGGGTTGCGGACCAACTCGGACACTGA
- a CDS encoding TIGR02450 family Trp-rich protein, translated as MNRINPAKLLLSKWTAARPQNKEKHFLVTELFRDEEGTVLEIELQAVMTRRVERLAWQTLQNAEDWKIGWQ; from the coding sequence ATGAACCGCATCAATCCCGCCAAATTGCTGCTGTCGAAGTGGACAGCAGCACGCCCCCAGAACAAGGAAAAACATTTCCTGGTCACAGAACTGTTCCGTGACGAAGAAGGCACCGTGCTGGAAATTGAACTGCAGGCCGTCATGACCCGACGCGTCGAACGCCTCGCCTGGCAAACCCTGCAAAATGCCGAAGACTGGAAAATCGGCTGGCAGTAG
- a CDS encoding deoxyribodipyrimidine photo-lyase, translated as MHLIWLRTDLRLHDNTALAAASQRGPIAAVYLITPEQWRAHDDAPCKVDFWLRNVQHLSQALAELNIPLLIRNAATWDQAPAVLSQLCRELSVESVHVNEEYGIHESRRDVAVSKALEADGVSFHSYLDQLFFQPGSVLTKTGTYFQVFSQFRKVCYTRLHSSLPRLVATPKAQAKLAIKGDTVPQTVEGFEPPSDTLRALWPAGEDEARRRLEAFADQQISYYKDVRDFPAKPGTSQLSAYLAAGVVSPRQCLHAALQTNQGEFESGDMGAITWINELLWREFYKHILVGYPRVSRHRAFRPETEAVAWRDAPKDLAAWQEARTGLPIIDAAMRQLLETGWMHNRLRMVVAMFLTKNLLIDWREGERFFMRHLIDGDLAANNGGWQWSSSTGTDSAPYFRIFSPLSQSEKFDSEGVFIKHWLPELAALNKKDVHNPEAVGGLFGVADYPRAIVDLKKSRERALAAFRSLPSREAAGGIHE; from the coding sequence ATGCATTTGATCTGGCTGCGCACCGATCTGCGCCTACACGACAACACCGCCCTGGCCGCCGCGAGCCAGCGAGGCCCGATCGCGGCCGTTTACCTGATCACGCCTGAGCAGTGGCGAGCCCACGATGATGCGCCGTGCAAAGTGGATTTCTGGCTGCGTAATGTGCAGCACCTGAGCCAAGCGCTGGCTGAACTGAATATTCCATTGCTGATTCGCAATGCCGCGACCTGGGACCAGGCGCCAGCCGTGTTGAGCCAGTTGTGCCGCGAGCTGTCGGTGGAGTCGGTACACGTCAACGAGGAATACGGCATCCACGAAAGCCGTCGTGATGTAGCCGTGTCCAAGGCATTGGAAGCTGACGGTGTGAGCTTCCACAGCTACCTGGACCAGTTGTTTTTCCAACCCGGCAGCGTGCTGACCAAGACCGGCACGTACTTCCAGGTGTTCAGCCAGTTCCGCAAGGTTTGCTACACCCGCCTGCACAGCAGCTTGCCGCGTCTGGTGGCTACGCCGAAGGCCCAGGCAAAACTCGCGATAAAGGGCGACACCGTACCGCAAACCGTCGAGGGCTTCGAACCGCCCAGCGACACCCTGCGCGCCCTCTGGCCAGCCGGTGAGGACGAAGCCCGCCGCCGTCTCGAGGCCTTCGCCGACCAGCAGATCAGCTATTACAAGGACGTACGCGACTTCCCCGCCAAGCCCGGCACCAGCCAGCTCTCGGCGTACCTTGCCGCCGGCGTAGTTTCACCGCGCCAGTGCCTGCATGCCGCCCTGCAAACCAATCAGGGTGAATTCGAAAGCGGTGACATGGGCGCCATCACCTGGATCAACGAGCTGCTGTGGCGCGAGTTCTACAAACATATCTTGGTGGGCTACCCACGGGTCTCTCGCCACCGCGCATTCCGCCCCGAAACCGAAGCCGTCGCCTGGCGCGATGCCCCTAAGGATCTCGCCGCCTGGCAGGAGGCCCGCACCGGCTTGCCGATCATTGACGCGGCCATGCGCCAATTGCTCGAAACCGGCTGGATGCACAACCGCCTGCGCATGGTGGTGGCGATGTTCCTCACCAAGAATTTGCTGATCGACTGGCGCGAAGGCGAGCGCTTCTTCATGCGTCACCTGATCGACGGCGACCTGGCCGCCAACAACGGCGGTTGGCAGTGGAGCTCATCCACCGGCACCGACTCGGCACCGTATTTCCGGATTTTCAGCCCGCTGAGCCAATCGGAAAAATTCGACAGCGAAGGCGTCTTCATCAAGCACTGGCTGCCGGAACTGGCCGCGCTGAATAAAAAGGACGTGCACAACCCCGAAGCGGTCGGCGGATTGTTTGGCGTGGCCGATTACCCACGTGCCATCGTCGACCTGAAAAAATCCCGCGAACGCGCCTTGGCCGCCTTCCGCAGCCTGCCATCGCGCGAAGCCGCCGGAGGCATTCATGAGTGA
- the prfA gene encoding peptide chain release factor 1, whose product MKASLLNKLDVLQDRFEELTALLGDGEVIADQTKFRAYSKEYAEVEPVVATYKNLLKVQADLEGAQALLKDSDPDMREMAVEEVRKAKEKLAELESDLQRMLLPKDPNDGRNVFLEIRAGTGGDEAAIFSGDLFRMYSRYAERRGWRVEILSENEGEHGGYKEVIARVEGDNVYGKLKFESGAHRVQRVPATESQGRIHTSACTVAVLPEPDEQEAIEINPADLRVDTYRSSGAGGQHVNKTDSAIRITHLPSGIVVECQEERSQHKNRARAMSWLSAKLNDQQTSAAANAIASERKLLVGSGDRSERIRTYNFAQGRVTDHRVNLTLYSLDEILAGGVDAVIEPLLAEYQADQLAAIGE is encoded by the coding sequence ATGAAAGCGTCACTGCTCAATAAACTGGACGTGCTCCAGGACCGTTTCGAAGAACTGACCGCCTTGCTTGGCGATGGCGAAGTCATTGCCGATCAGACCAAGTTCCGTGCCTATTCCAAGGAATACGCCGAAGTTGAACCCGTGGTGGCCACCTATAAAAACCTGCTGAAAGTACAGGCCGACCTTGAAGGCGCCCAGGCGTTACTCAAGGACAGCGACCCGGACATGCGTGAAATGGCCGTGGAAGAAGTCCGCAAGGCCAAGGAAAAGCTTGCGGAGCTGGAAAGCGACCTGCAACGCATGCTGCTGCCTAAAGACCCGAATGACGGCCGTAACGTGTTCCTCGAAATCCGCGCGGGCACCGGCGGTGACGAAGCGGCGATCTTCTCCGGCGACCTGTTCCGCATGTATTCGCGCTATGCCGAGCGTCGTGGCTGGCGCGTGGAAATCCTCTCGGAGAACGAGGGCGAGCACGGCGGCTATAAAGAAGTCATCGCGCGGGTTGAAGGCGACAACGTTTACGGCAAGCTCAAGTTCGAGTCCGGTGCCCATCGCGTGCAGCGTGTTCCGGCGACTGAATCGCAGGGGCGTATCCACACCTCCGCCTGCACCGTGGCCGTGTTGCCCGAGCCGGACGAGCAGGAAGCCATCGAGATCAACCCGGCAGACCTGCGAGTCGACACGTACCGTTCGTCGGGCGCCGGCGGCCAGCACGTCAACAAGACCGACTCGGCAATCCGCATTACTCACTTGCCGTCGGGCATCGTGGTGGAGTGCCAGGAAGAACGTTCCCAGCACAAGAACCGGGCGCGGGCCATGTCCTGGCTGTCGGCCAAGCTCAACGACCAGCAAACCAGCGCCGCTGCCAACGCGATTGCCAGCGAGCGTAAGTTGCTGGTGGGCTCGGGCGACCGTTCCGAGCGCATCCGTACCTACAACTTTGCCCAGGGCCGGGTCACCGACCACCGGGTCAACCTCACCCTCTATTCCCTCGACGAGATTCTTGCCGGTGGCGTTGACGCGGTGATCGAGCCGTTGCTCGCCGAATACCAGGCTGACCAACTGGCAGCGATAGGTGAATAA
- a CDS encoding glutamate racemase has product MVKDAPIGVFDSGVGGLSVLDEIQQLLPHESLLYMADCGHIPYGEKSPAFILERSRRVAEFFREKGAKAFVIACNTATVAAVADLRQDYPDWPLVGMEPAVKPAAAATRSGVVGVLATTGTLQSAKFAALLDRFATDVRVITQPCPGLVELIETGDLNSPALRHMLQGYLAPLLSAGCDTIILGCTHYPFLKPLLAQMLPPSIILIDTGAAVARQLKRLLGERDLLADGNPEPAQFWTSGNVYHLRNILPTLWKYPGVVRSFDA; this is encoded by the coding sequence ATGGTTAAGGACGCGCCCATCGGTGTGTTCGATTCCGGCGTCGGCGGGTTGTCGGTGCTGGATGAAATCCAGCAACTGCTGCCCCACGAATCGCTGCTGTACATGGCCGATTGCGGGCATATCCCTTACGGCGAAAAAAGCCCTGCATTCATTCTTGAGCGCTCGCGAAGGGTTGCTGAATTTTTTCGCGAAAAAGGCGCCAAGGCATTTGTAATTGCGTGTAACACCGCGACGGTCGCGGCGGTTGCGGACCTGAGGCAGGACTACCCGGACTGGCCACTGGTGGGCATGGAGCCTGCCGTCAAACCGGCGGCTGCCGCAACTCGCAGTGGCGTGGTCGGTGTACTCGCTACCACCGGCACGCTGCAAAGCGCAAAATTTGCCGCCTTGCTCGATCGGTTTGCCACTGATGTCCGGGTCATCACCCAGCCCTGCCCGGGTCTTGTGGAGTTGATCGAAACCGGCGACCTGAACAGCCCGGCTTTGCGCCACATGCTGCAGGGCTATCTGGCGCCGTTGCTCAGCGCCGGCTGCGACACCATCATCCTCGGCTGCACCCACTATCCCTTCCTCAAGCCGCTTTTGGCGCAGATGCTGCCACCCAGCATCATCCTCATCGACACCGGCGCGGCCGTGGCGCGTCAGCTCAAGCGTTTGCTGGGCGAGCGTGACCTGTTGGCCGACGGCAATCCTGAACCGGCACAGTTCTGGACCAGCGGCAACGTGTATCACCTAAGAAATATCCTACCAACACTATGGAAATACCCAGGCGTTGTGCGAAGCTTCGATGCGTGA